The following proteins are co-located in the Phyllostomus discolor isolate MPI-MPIP mPhyDis1 chromosome 1, mPhyDis1.pri.v3, whole genome shotgun sequence genome:
- the BDKRB1 gene encoding B1 bradykinin receptor produces MAPQSLLDFPPSNQSRPAPPNATSCDGAREAWDLLHRALPTFIVAVCLCGLLGNLLVLSVFLLPPRRRRLSAAEIYLANLAASDLVFVLGLPFWAENIRNQFHWPFGAALCRAVNGVIKANLFISIFLVVAISQDRYHVLVHPMASRRQRRRRLARVTCVLIWVLGGLLSVPTFLLRSVEVVPELNISACVLLLPHEGWHLVRMVELNVLGFLLPLAAIVFFNYHILASLRGRAEVRRVSGAGPADGKTTALILTLVAAFLVCWAPYHFFAFLEFLFQTRAIQGCFWDHLTDLGLQWSNFFAFTNSCLNPVIYAFVGRLFRTKARELYKQCSPRRLPAASSSHRRETFQRFWRN; encoded by the coding sequence GGCACCCcagagcctcctggacttcccgCCCTCCAACCAGAGCCGGCCGGCGCCTCCCAACGCCACGTCCTGCGACGGAGCTCGGGAAGCCTGGGACCTGCTGCACCGCGCGTTGCCGACGTTCATTGTGGCCGTCTGCCTCTGCGGCCTGCTGGGAAACCTTTTGGTGCTGTCCgtcttcctcctgcccccgcgGCGGCGGCGTCTGAGCGCGGCAGAGATCTACCTGGCCAACCTGGCGGCGTCGGACCTGGTGTTTGTCTTGGGCTTGCCCTTCTGGGCCGAGAACATCCGGAACCAGTTCCACTGGCCCTTCGGGGCCGCGCTCTGCCGCGCCGTCAACGGCGTGATCAAGGCCAACCTGTTCATCAGCATCTTCCTGGTGGTGGCCATCAGCCAGGACCGCTACCACGTGCTGGTGCACCCCATGGCCAGCCggaggcagcggcggcggcggctggcCCGGGTCACCTGCGTGCTCATCTGGGTCTTGGGGGGTCTCCTGAGCGTCCCCACGTTCCTGCTGCGCTCCGTCGAAGTCGTCCCGGAACTGAACATCTCGGCCTGCGTGCTGCTGCTCCCCCACGAGGGCTGGCACTTGGTGAGGATGGTGGAGCTCAATGTGCTGGGGTTCCTCCTGCCGCTGGCCGCCATCGTCTTCTTCAACTACCACATCCTGGCCTCCCTGCGGGGGCGGGCGGAGGTCCGGAGGGTGAGCGGCGCGGGCCCCGCGGACGGCAAGACCACGGCCCTCATCCTCACGCTCGTGGCCGCCTTCCTGGTCTGCTGGGCCCCCTACCACTTCTTCGCCTTCCTGGAGTTCCTGTTCCAGACGCGGGCCATCCAGGGCTGCTTCTGGGACCACCTCACCGACCTGGGCCTGCAGTGGTCCAACTTCTTCGCGTTCACCAACAGCTGCCTGAACCCGGTGATCTACGCCTTTGTGGGCCGGCTGTTCAGGACCAAGGCGCGGGAATTGTACAAACAGTGCAGCCCGAGGCGCCTCCCGGCCGCGTCCTcgtcacacaggagagaaaccttcCAGCGATTCTGGCGGAACTGA